One Candidatus Zixiibacteriota bacterium genomic window carries:
- a CDS encoding Gfo/Idh/MocA family oxidoreductase: MRIGVIGCGYWGPNMVRNFAALPDVEVAAVSDLRPERLEFVRRQYPAVKLYTTRAAEVLSSPLVDAVVICTPVSTHFALGRQALENGKHVLLEKPFTATSDEARQLIDLAQAKNLRLMVDHTFIYTGAVESIKRYIDAGHLGDLYYFDSVRVNLGLFQHDVNVIWDLAPHDVSIMDFLLGRPPLAVSATGVAHFPNSVENIAYISTYYDNNLLGHIHVNWLAPVKVRRTLVSGSKKMIIYDDMEPSEKVKIYDSGVEFITDRDQIYHMLVQYRTGDMLAPKIDLTEALKKVSLEFCRAIQDGRKPLTDGQAGLQVVRILEAANRSIRNNGQVVEL; the protein is encoded by the coding sequence ATGAGAATAGGTGTGATCGGGTGCGGCTACTGGGGCCCCAACATGGTCCGCAATTTTGCCGCTTTACCCGATGTCGAAGTGGCCGCAGTCAGTGACCTTCGCCCGGAACGGCTGGAGTTTGTCAGACGTCAGTATCCTGCCGTCAAACTGTACACCACTCGAGCGGCCGAGGTGCTCTCATCGCCGCTCGTGGATGCCGTGGTAATCTGCACGCCCGTCTCGACTCATTTCGCTCTCGGCAGACAAGCGCTCGAAAACGGCAAACACGTACTTTTGGAAAAGCCCTTTACGGCTACGTCTGACGAAGCGCGCCAGTTGATCGACCTCGCCCAGGCGAAGAATCTCCGCCTAATGGTGGACCATACGTTCATTTATACCGGGGCGGTCGAAAGTATCAAGCGATACATCGACGCCGGCCATCTTGGCGACTTGTACTATTTCGATTCAGTGCGCGTCAACCTCGGGCTGTTTCAGCACGACGTTAACGTGATCTGGGATCTGGCGCCGCACGATGTCTCCATCATGGATTTTTTGCTGGGCCGACCGCCTCTGGCGGTTTCCGCCACAGGGGTAGCCCATTTTCCCAACAGTGTCGAGAATATCGCGTACATCTCAACCTATTATGACAACAATCTGCTTGGCCATATCCACGTGAACTGGCTGGCGCCGGTGAAGGTCCGCCGGACGCTGGTTTCCGGTTCGAAGAAAATGATCATCTACGATGACATGGAGCCATCGGAGAAGGTCAAGATCTACGACAGCGGTGTCGAATTCATCACCGACCGTGACCAGATCTACCATATGCTGGTGCAGTACCGGACTGGCGATATGCTGGCGCCAAAGATCGATCTGACCGAAGCGTTGAAGAAGGTGAGTCTTGAGTTCTGTCGCGCCATACAGGATGGGCGAAAGCCGCTCACCGATGGCCAGGCCGGGCTTCAGGTTGTGCGGATTCTTGAGGCCGCCAATCGTTCCATTCGGAACAACGGCCAGGTGGTGGAGCTGTGA
- a CDS encoding LuxR C-terminal-related transcriptional regulator yields the protein MTPRKEFEFAEVLVDRLFLESFANEQSAYHGAESEVKRGPMLDQFRGRLAWHISHSLSVRQRQVIKQYLSGKKEREIAVALGITQQVVNIYKQRAIKRLQALMVR from the coding sequence ATGACGCCACGAAAAGAGTTTGAATTTGCCGAAGTTCTGGTCGACCGGCTGTTTCTTGAGTCGTTTGCCAATGAACAATCTGCGTACCATGGTGCTGAATCCGAGGTCAAGCGGGGCCCAATGCTCGATCAGTTTCGCGGCAGGTTAGCCTGGCATATTAGCCACTCCCTGTCAGTTCGGCAACGGCAGGTGATTAAGCAGTATCTGTCCGGCAAAAAAGAGCGGGAGATCGCTGTAGCGCTCGGGATCACACAGCAGGTCGTCAATATTTATAAGCAGAGAGCTATAAAGAGGTTGCAGGCACTAATGGTTCGGTAG
- a CDS encoding secretin and TonB N-terminal domain-containing protein, translating into MKKIHLMTLGLLAVLAIETAANPLQTGQKISLSLESVPMSKVLRMIADQNGLNLVMSDQIEGAISVQLENVDLQTALDAILTANGYSYSVRENIVVIKAQESTDSGELTSRTVLLKYLDPVTAKKALESRKSQKGQIIILDNNGGEGTPATSYRANRILITDYPFIVDQLVQLVSDMDVPERVILIEAKILETKVDNKSKLGFLWPSSASTKLTGVSDGTTTSSSSSTTTTTKNSSGAYQPQNGSWTWGTLSVGELSAALDFLEQNGNSKLLSDPRITTLENNEAEISIATVIPIQTINRFTEGAATQDIVTFQDIDVGISLKVTPRINEDGRITLDVQPKVEDIIGYVGTGGNQKPITSSRSIKTRITVNDGETAALGGLLKEDEIKTVQRVPLLGHIPLLGSLLFTNQAKEKSTTDLIIFITPHILPAGD; encoded by the coding sequence GTGAAAAAGATACATCTGATGACACTCGGCCTGCTGGCCGTATTGGCGATAGAGACTGCGGCCAATCCGCTGCAGACGGGACAGAAGATCAGTTTGTCGCTCGAGTCGGTTCCGATGTCCAAGGTGCTGCGCATGATAGCCGACCAGAACGGGCTGAACCTGGTGATGTCCGACCAGATCGAGGGGGCGATCTCGGTCCAACTGGAGAACGTGGACCTTCAGACGGCGCTTGATGCCATCCTGACGGCCAACGGGTACAGCTATTCCGTCAGAGAAAATATCGTCGTCATCAAGGCCCAGGAAAGCACCGACTCCGGCGAGTTGACTTCGCGCACGGTGCTCCTCAAGTACCTTGACCCGGTGACCGCCAAAAAGGCGCTCGAGTCACGCAAGTCACAGAAAGGACAGATCATCATTCTGGACAACAACGGCGGCGAAGGCACGCCGGCCACGAGCTACCGGGCGAACCGGATACTGATCACCGACTACCCGTTTATTGTCGATCAACTGGTGCAACTGGTCAGCGACATGGATGTCCCTGAGCGGGTCATCCTTATAGAAGCGAAGATCCTGGAAACCAAGGTGGATAACAAATCGAAGCTCGGTTTCCTGTGGCCCAGTTCGGCCTCGACCAAGCTGACGGGCGTGAGCGATGGCACGACAACATCGAGCTCCTCAAGCACGACGACCACCACCAAAAACTCCTCCGGCGCCTACCAGCCACAGAACGGCAGTTGGACCTGGGGGACGCTCTCTGTGGGCGAATTGAGCGCAGCGCTCGATTTTCTTGAACAGAACGGCAACAGCAAGCTCCTGTCGGACCCGCGTATCACGACGCTCGAGAACAACGAGGCGGAAATAAGCATAGCCACGGTGATTCCGATTCAGACCATCAACCGGTTTACCGAGGGAGCGGCAACACAGGATATCGTGACATTTCAGGACATTGACGTTGGCATCTCGCTGAAAGTAACGCCGCGGATCAACGAAGATGGCCGGATCACGCTTGATGTACAACCGAAAGTGGAAGACATCATCGGCTATGTCGGCACCGGTGGGAATCAGAAACCTATCACTTCGTCACGATCGATCAAGACCAGAATCACAGTCAACGACGGTGAAACGGCGGCACTCGGCGGACTTTTGAAGGAAGACGAGATCAAGACAGTTCAACGCGTGCCACTGCTCGGCCACATTCCTCTCTTGGGAAGCTTGTTGTTTACCAATCAGGCCAAAGAGAAAAGCACGACCGATCTTATCATTTTCATCACGCCGCATATTCTCCCGGCCGGGGATTAA
- a CDS encoding glycosyltransferase family 4 protein has translation MKLLALNWNDLKNPFAGGAEVHLEELLRRLVTYGHDVTLFCSNFPGGLPEETVEGVKIIRRGNRYDFNLIAPLHLRRLARSRPFDLLIEDINKIPFYTPLYLNLKTLVVIPHLFATTVFQEINFLLGSYIYLAERPLVSVYRGRAFNVISESTADDIVARGIPRSDVSIIHCGIDRRLYAHDPSVTKYDRPTVLYLGRIKKYKCIHHLILAFQRVIEELPDARLMIVGDGDYLPYLRELAGKLGLANSVEFTGFVPQADKVMRMRRAHVAVLPSLKEGWGLTNIEANSVGTTVVAANAPGLRDSVRDRQSGFLYEHGNLAELADKLLRILKDEQLRMQLEQGALSWAERFNWDVAARKFDELLKQVAERPL, from the coding sequence ATGAAACTACTGGCTCTCAACTGGAACGACCTCAAGAATCCGTTCGCCGGCGGCGCGGAAGTGCACCTTGAAGAACTGCTGCGGCGTCTGGTGACCTATGGCCACGACGTGACTCTATTTTGCTCCAATTTCCCCGGCGGTCTCCCCGAGGAAACAGTCGAGGGCGTGAAGATCATCCGGCGCGGTAACCGGTACGATTTCAACCTGATCGCGCCGTTACATCTGAGGCGGCTGGCACGCAGCCGGCCGTTTGACCTTTTGATCGAAGATATCAACAAGATCCCTTTCTACACGCCGCTCTATTTGAACCTGAAGACGTTAGTTGTGATACCGCATTTGTTCGCCACCACCGTGTTTCAAGAGATCAATTTTCTTCTCGGCAGTTACATCTACCTGGCCGAGCGACCGCTCGTGTCGGTGTACCGGGGAAGGGCGTTTAACGTCATTTCCGAATCTACCGCCGACGATATCGTCGCCCGAGGGATCCCACGCAGTGATGTCTCGATCATCCATTGCGGGATCGACCGGAGACTCTACGCCCATGATCCCTCGGTAACCAAGTACGATCGACCGACTGTCCTGTACCTGGGGAGGATCAAGAAGTACAAGTGCATTCATCATTTGATACTGGCGTTCCAGCGCGTTATTGAAGAGCTGCCCGACGCGCGCCTGATGATCGTTGGCGACGGAGACTATCTGCCGTACTTGCGGGAACTGGCCGGCAAACTCGGCCTTGCCAATAGCGTGGAATTCACCGGTTTTGTGCCGCAGGCGGACAAAGTGATGCGAATGCGCCGCGCTCATGTGGCAGTGCTCCCCTCGCTCAAGGAAGGATGGGGACTGACAAATATCGAGGCGAACTCGGTGGGCACAACTGTCGTGGCTGCCAACGCCCCTGGTCTGCGCGACTCGGTCCGCGATCGTCAGTCCGGGTTCTTGTACGAACACGGCAACCTGGCCGAACTGGCGGACAAATTGCTGCGGATTCTCAAAGACGAGCAACTGCGAATGCAACTGGAGCAGGGGGCGCTCTCCTGGGCCGAACGGTTTAATTGGGATGTTGCCGCGCGCAAATTCGATGAACTGTTGAAACAGGTAGCGGAGAGACCATTGTGA
- a CDS encoding lysylphosphatidylglycerol synthase transmembrane domain-containing protein encodes MQQKRLLYLVVGVGISLVLLWALFRNVDFSELVTALKEANYWWLLPNLFFVVFAMHQRAYRWRFMLAPIKAVTYPKLLAATCIGFMANNVLPLRLGEFVRAYSLSYQDPGVTKSASLGTIFIERMVFDLVVLLFIFGAVVASSHMALHDDMKQGTLLAVLIALVGVIFVIILALRPAASGKVIAKLLFFAPERVRQSVQGTVLKFSRGLEFIKDTKTLVWVFVQTVVLWLFMGLSNYFVFLAFGFDLPLTASFVLLVVVSISILIPSSPGYVGVYHYGTVWTLASYGIAKEQALSFALVLHAAQYIPITLMGFYYLKKEHLSLKRLEAEAVEKTD; translated from the coding sequence ATGCAGCAGAAGCGCCTCCTCTATCTTGTGGTCGGCGTGGGCATTTCACTGGTGTTGTTGTGGGCGCTGTTCCGAAATGTCGATTTCTCGGAGCTTGTGACCGCCCTCAAGGAGGCAAACTACTGGTGGTTGCTGCCGAATCTGTTTTTTGTCGTCTTTGCCATGCACCAGCGTGCCTATCGCTGGCGGTTCATGCTCGCCCCGATCAAGGCCGTCACCTATCCCAAGCTGCTTGCTGCCACTTGCATTGGCTTCATGGCCAATAACGTCTTGCCGCTTCGTCTCGGCGAATTCGTGCGTGCCTATTCGCTCTCCTATCAAGACCCCGGGGTTACCAAGTCGGCCTCGCTGGGGACCATTTTCATCGAGCGGATGGTGTTCGATCTGGTGGTGCTGCTCTTCATTTTCGGCGCGGTGGTGGCGTCGTCACATATGGCGCTGCATGACGACATGAAACAGGGGACACTCCTGGCGGTCCTCATTGCCCTGGTCGGCGTGATCTTCGTCATCATTCTCGCCCTGCGACCGGCAGCTTCAGGTAAGGTCATCGCCAAACTGCTTTTTTTCGCCCCGGAACGGGTCCGCCAAAGCGTGCAGGGGACAGTCCTGAAATTCTCCCGCGGGCTTGAGTTCATCAAGGACACCAAGACGCTTGTCTGGGTGTTTGTCCAAACGGTGGTCCTCTGGCTGTTTATGGGACTCTCGAACTATTTCGTGTTCCTGGCCTTCGGGTTCGACCTGCCGCTGACCGCCTCGTTCGTGCTGCTGGTCGTGGTGTCGATCTCGATCCTCATACCATCATCTCCCGGATACGTGGGTGTCTACCACTACGGAACCGTCTGGACACTGGCCAGCTACGGCATCGCCAAGGAGCAGGCGCTCTCGTTTGCGCTGGTGCTTCACGCCGCGCAGTACATCCCCATTACGCTGATGGGGTTCTACTATCTCAAGAAAGAGCATCTGTCGTTGAAGCGCCTGGAGGCCGAGGCGGTCGAGAAGACCGACTGA
- a CDS encoding glycosyltransferase family 2 protein, which yields MNQKILVAVVTFNEGEKLAALMDRFPSDRNYDLLFVDDGSSDGSSDLIESRGHTIIRHVENLGVGASLRDAIAYGRANNYGIIVIMAGNGKMLPEEIPRLVTPLLEDRADYVQGSRNLHGGQSPNLPLFRRVAIKLFTLIVNVMLRVRNTDVTCGFRAYRLGIFDNPSIDLNQDWLNRYELEYYLHYKVLTGGYRFVEVPVSMVYPKGDQNYSKIKPLVGWWSMLRPWVFLMLRLKK from the coding sequence TTGAACCAAAAAATCCTGGTCGCTGTCGTTACCTTCAATGAGGGGGAGAAACTGGCGGCGCTCATGGATCGGTTTCCTTCAGACCGAAACTATGATCTGCTTTTCGTCGATGACGGCTCTTCCGATGGTTCTTCAGACCTGATCGAATCCCGTGGACACACCATAATACGACACGTTGAGAATCTCGGTGTCGGAGCCAGTCTCCGCGATGCCATCGCATATGGCCGGGCAAACAACTATGGGATAATCGTTATCATGGCCGGCAATGGGAAAATGCTGCCCGAAGAGATTCCGCGATTGGTAACTCCCTTACTCGAAGATCGGGCCGATTATGTACAGGGCTCGCGCAACTTGCACGGGGGGCAGTCGCCGAACCTCCCGCTCTTTAGAAGAGTGGCGATCAAGTTGTTCACCTTAATCGTGAATGTCATGCTGCGAGTTAGAAACACCGATGTCACCTGCGGCTTCCGCGCCTACCGACTCGGTATCTTTGATAATCCTTCGATCGACCTCAATCAAGATTGGCTCAATCGCTACGAATTGGAATACTATCTGCACTACAAAGTTTTGACCGGCGGCTATCGATTTGTCGAGGTTCCGGTCTCTATGGTCTATCCCAAAGGGGACCAGAACTACTCAAAGATCAAGCCGCTTGTCGGCTGGTGGTCAATGCTGCGCCCGTGGGTGTTTCTGATGCTCCGTCTCAAGAAGTAG
- a CDS encoding rhodanese-like domain-containing protein gives MIRQTFILLAISTVLGLAANLLSPNRIPLIGAYRDLHSGSGPIVPPTAEAGDPPFIDVNTAQMEHSLGQSLFVDARNPEEFACGTIPSAIDIPFEQLPDGDLGPYLDSALGKVAKDHRIVCFCSGEECDLSLHLARNLKQLGYTQLAIFFGGAREWEKFGFAMERRKQCGN, from the coding sequence ATGATTCGACAGACGTTTATTCTGCTCGCGATCTCGACGGTCTTGGGTCTGGCTGCCAATCTGCTCTCCCCAAACCGCATACCTCTCATTGGCGCTTACCGGGACCTGCACAGCGGCTCCGGACCAATCGTTCCGCCTACGGCCGAGGCAGGCGACCCGCCTTTCATAGACGTCAATACCGCCCAGATGGAACATAGTCTGGGGCAAAGCTTGTTTGTCGATGCCCGCAACCCGGAAGAGTTTGCATGCGGGACCATTCCGAGTGCTATCGATATTCCGTTCGAGCAGCTCCCCGATGGTGATCTTGGTCCGTACCTGGACTCGGCACTGGGGAAAGTGGCAAAAGACCACCGCATAGTCTGTTTTTGTTCCGGGGAGGAATGCGACCTGTCGCTCCACCTGGCGCGCAACCTGAAGCAGCTTGGGTACACCCAGTTGGCCATCTTCTTCGGCGGCGCCAGGGAATGGGAGAAATTCGGGTTTGCGATGGAAAGGAGGAAGCAGTGCGGAAACTGA
- a CDS encoding acyltransferase — MNDRLYFVHPNALVATDRIGKGSRVWAFANVQKDVVIGEDCNICDHCFVESRVTIGNRVTVKNGVSLWDGMTIEDNVFIGPNAVFTNDIYPRSKVYHDQVDRTLLREGCTIGANAVVVAGHTIGRWAMIGAGAVVTRDVPDFSLWFGNPARFVAYICKCTERLIFDEESGGSRVARCRCGLSYRLSDGLVVTSK; from the coding sequence ATGAACGACCGCCTGTACTTTGTCCATCCTAACGCTCTTGTGGCCACCGACCGGATCGGCAAGGGGAGTCGCGTATGGGCGTTCGCGAATGTCCAGAAAGATGTCGTCATCGGCGAGGACTGCAATATCTGCGACCACTGTTTTGTAGAAAGCAGGGTTACCATTGGGAATCGCGTTACGGTCAAGAACGGCGTGTCATTGTGGGATGGCATGACTATCGAGGATAACGTCTTCATCGGTCCGAACGCCGTTTTCACCAATGACATCTATCCCCGCAGCAAGGTGTACCACGACCAGGTCGACCGTACGCTGCTGAGAGAAGGCTGCACCATCGGCGCCAACGCTGTCGTCGTTGCCGGGCACACCATCGGCCGGTGGGCTATGATCGGTGCTGGTGCGGTGGTCACCAGGGACGTGCCCGATTTCAGCCTCTGGTTCGGGAACCCGGCCAGGTTCGTTGCCTATATCTGCAAATGCACGGAACGGCTGATTTTTGACGAAGAATCGGGCGGGTCAAGAGTCGCACGCTGTCGCTGCGGTCTTTCGTACCGACTGAGCGATGGCCTCGTGGTCACATCGAAATAG
- a CDS encoding glycosyltransferase family 39 protein: MIDNRRFRQLTIAVVVASALLRVGFLTFGDVVPVIFDARRYAAAALGVISYLDRSVRPAPDDENQDRANLQYYVDKYLEGERIHWLPYKPHTLSEARDDIMVGGPLYPSVLAILFVVSPVGDLTVARLFGVLLDIVSTLLVILIARRLVGTAAAFVAGLFYALYFPFIQTSTMLLLESSTSFLLLAAIALVLRALENDSRSMYLGAGSLVAVLVLNKPTAMLLVIPLAIGIVVNHPSQLRTKDQLRRLSWFVAPVAVVFAAWLTVGAIKYGQLSLRDPMYQESGLRSSSSVLYEGYDLDIVSANFWSRGIYSDIMQSPLEYAGLFIKKFDRLWGRPYNDFRKSFITPYRFDESFHLILVVAGLFGMILLAVRSPHLGSWSLLIAGYYTAIHLIYHSVSRYSFNALPLVLISAAYAFVTVGAAVLHGSSIRKPVVLGVVVLAAAWILDYQWPESIGIVALTHGWVVLMLVVKTGLLMSGLALLSTQLFKGEPRWRSMVLILTVAGFLAVPMFARAISRDNWSEFSCRLNSPDHRAGTRLYISDLDAIKAGDPLGIVLDMTSNRTMSGAYSLRIGEFAHEFQVAEKPPFEQSYVKTNYDYVMKLADIARNEIRQYAYISVDRTLIAEQVAKAGYLDVSISPLADSLGANSVTVYATRDSGRDAFIPSMRYTSLERWVCADDPRLRLRADFMSDSAISYYIGPNSGAENSGGDLSDAPGLQTGRFHILLMHFRSDSSLAVY, from the coding sequence ATGATCGATAATCGGCGCTTTCGGCAGTTGACCATTGCCGTCGTGGTAGCGTCGGCGCTCCTTCGCGTGGGCTTTCTGACTTTCGGCGATGTCGTGCCGGTCATATTCGACGCCCGACGCTACGCTGCTGCGGCGCTTGGGGTCATTTCCTATCTTGACCGTTCTGTCCGGCCCGCACCTGATGATGAGAACCAGGATCGAGCGAATCTACAGTATTATGTCGATAAGTACCTTGAGGGGGAGAGAATCCACTGGTTGCCGTACAAGCCGCACACGCTTAGCGAAGCACGCGATGACATCATGGTGGGTGGGCCGCTCTATCCCTCCGTGCTGGCGATTCTATTCGTCGTGTCGCCGGTCGGAGACCTCACCGTCGCTCGGCTGTTTGGCGTCTTGCTTGATATCGTCTCGACGCTTCTGGTGATCCTGATCGCCCGCCGATTGGTCGGAACTGCTGCGGCGTTCGTGGCCGGGCTGTTCTACGCCCTCTATTTTCCGTTCATCCAGACCAGTACCATGCTGTTGTTGGAAAGTTCTACCAGCTTTCTGCTCCTGGCGGCAATCGCACTGGTGCTAAGGGCATTGGAAAATGACTCGCGCAGCATGTATCTGGGCGCGGGTTCACTCGTCGCGGTCCTGGTTTTGAACAAACCAACCGCCATGTTGCTTGTCATTCCGTTGGCAATCGGAATTGTAGTCAATCATCCATCACAACTCCGTACGAAGGACCAACTCCGGCGATTGAGCTGGTTCGTGGCTCCGGTCGCCGTGGTATTTGCTGCCTGGTTGACAGTCGGCGCCATCAAATATGGTCAGTTGTCACTGAGGGACCCCATGTATCAGGAATCGGGACTCCGGTCATCTTCGTCCGTCCTCTACGAGGGCTACGATCTGGATATCGTCTCGGCCAATTTTTGGAGCCGGGGCATCTACTCGGACATAATGCAAAGTCCCCTTGAGTATGCAGGTTTGTTCATCAAAAAATTCGACCGCTTGTGGGGTCGGCCGTACAACGACTTCCGCAAGAGTTTCATCACACCGTATCGGTTTGACGAGTCTTTCCACTTGATACTGGTGGTAGCCGGTTTGTTCGGGATGATCCTTCTGGCCGTACGGTCACCTCACCTGGGAAGCTGGAGTCTCCTGATAGCAGGATATTACACGGCCATCCATCTTATCTATCATTCGGTATCGCGATACAGTTTCAATGCCCTTCCCTTGGTGCTGATTTCAGCCGCGTACGCTTTCGTAACGGTTGGCGCCGCAGTTCTTCACGGTTCATCCATCAGGAAACCGGTCGTCCTCGGTGTTGTTGTCTTGGCGGCCGCGTGGATACTGGACTACCAATGGCCGGAAAGCATTGGTATCGTCGCGCTCACTCACGGGTGGGTTGTACTCATGCTCGTCGTCAAGACTGGATTGTTGATGAGTGGCCTGGCGCTATTGTCGACGCAGTTGTTCAAAGGAGAGCCACGCTGGCGGAGCATGGTGCTGATATTGACAGTGGCAGGGTTCCTTGCCGTCCCGATGTTCGCCCGGGCGATCTCAAGAGACAACTGGAGCGAGTTTTCGTGCCGACTCAACTCACCCGACCATCGTGCCGGGACCAGACTGTATATCTCCGATCTCGACGCCATCAAAGCGGGCGATCCCCTTGGCATAGTCCTCGACATGACCAGCAATCGGACCATGAGCGGCGCATATTCGCTCAGGATCGGCGAGTTTGCTCATGAGTTTCAGGTTGCCGAAAAGCCTCCGTTCGAACAGAGCTATGTCAAAACTAACTATGATTACGTGATGAAACTGGCCGATATCGCCCGGAACGAGATACGCCAGTACGCATACATTTCAGTCGACCGGACGCTGATCGCCGAACAAGTGGCGAAAGCGGGGTACCTTGATGTGAGCATCAGCCCGCTCGCCGACAGTCTCGGCGCAAACAGCGTGACTGTGTACGCCACCAGAGATTCGGGTCGCGATGCCTTCATTCCATCCATGCGTTACACCAGTCTCGAGCGATGGGTGTGCGCCGATGATCCGCGCCTTCGACTGCGGGCAGATTTCATGTCAGATTCGGCGATTTCCTATTATATTGGCCCCAATAGTGGCGCGGAAAACAGTGGCGGTGACTTGTCGGATGCACCGGGCTTGCAGACAGGTCGGTTTCACATACTCCTGATGCATTTCCGAAGCGACAGCAGTCTGGCCGTCTACTAA
- a CDS encoding MauE/DoxX family redox-associated membrane protein codes for MRKLIDNDLLTMLSRLLIGGMFLVASWYKILEPSDFARSIWYYHLVPGYLINLMSVIIPWLEVVIGVALILGLGYRGAALWSNLLLIVFVIALSTTIVRGISIDCGCFKAAEQANHSAWKAILFDLAALIPAVHLLASRSRRWTFAES; via the coding sequence GTGCGGAAACTGATCGACAATGACCTCCTGACCATGCTCTCGCGGCTGCTCATCGGGGGCATGTTTCTCGTCGCTTCTTGGTACAAGATCCTCGAACCGTCCGATTTCGCCCGTTCTATCTGGTACTATCACCTGGTGCCGGGGTACCTGATCAATCTCATGTCCGTGATTATACCCTGGCTGGAAGTTGTGATTGGGGTGGCATTGATTCTGGGTCTGGGGTACCGCGGTGCAGCGCTGTGGAGCAACCTGCTTCTGATTGTCTTCGTGATCGCCCTCTCAACGACCATCGTGCGCGGGATAAGTATCGATTGTGGTTGTTTCAAGGCGGCCGAACAGGCGAACCATTCGGCCTGGAAGGCGATCCTGTTTGATCTGGCGGCCTTGATCCCGGCTGTCCACTTGCTTGCCAGTCGCTCGCGGCGGTGGACGTTCGCCGAGTCTTAA
- a CDS encoding ZIP family metal transporter codes for MSSQLLTYCLTITAAAFLAGLVACARSWSDRLLHMFISFGAGIFLGAVFFELLPEAMSHENNRAVGVAILVGYLAIFAVEKILMVRGDGGYDYGHKVTSIAAFTGLSVHSIIDGLGLAVGSLDPRLGRIVFFSILAHHVPASFSVSSLLTLGKFGRGKLIWLVLLFSAMPMIGALLFEPMLSSASDPLFAILAGVMTGTFLYVATGDLLPEAFHSRHGRWGNLGVLVVGVLVMALVSFGFEHVHQH; via the coding sequence ATGAGCAGTCAGCTCCTCACGTACTGTCTAACCATTACGGCTGCCGCATTTTTGGCGGGGCTGGTGGCATGCGCGCGAAGCTGGTCGGACCGCCTCCTCCACATGTTCATCTCTTTCGGAGCCGGGATATTCCTCGGCGCGGTCTTTTTTGAGCTTCTTCCCGAAGCGATGTCGCATGAAAACAACCGGGCGGTCGGGGTCGCCATCCTTGTCGGCTACCTCGCCATTTTTGCGGTCGAGAAAATTCTCATGGTCCGGGGCGATGGGGGCTACGACTATGGTCACAAGGTAACTTCCATCGCGGCCTTCACTGGCCTTTCGGTCCATTCGATCATCGATGGTCTTGGCCTGGCTGTCGGCTCCCTCGATCCACGCTTGGGGAGAATCGTCTTTTTTTCTATCCTGGCCCATCACGTACCGGCCTCGTTTTCAGTGTCATCGTTACTGACCCTTGGGAAATTCGGTCGTGGCAAGCTCATCTGGCTGGTATTATTGTTTTCAGCTATGCCGATGATCGGCGCGCTCTTGTTTGAGCCAATGCTCTCCAGTGCCTCCGACCCTCTTTTTGCTATCCTCGCCGGGGTCATGACAGGCACATTCCTCTATGTCGCCACCGGCGACCTCCTGCCCGAGGCGTTCCATTCCCGTCATGGCCGGTGGGGCAACCTCGGCGTGCTGGTCGTGGGGGTGCTGGTGATGGCGCTGGTGAGTTTTGGATTCGAGCATGTACATCAACATTGA